A part of Acidisarcina sp. genomic DNA contains:
- a CDS encoding tetratricopeptide repeat protein: MLLSLHLLIPCASPGQATQRTHTSSSKARSLSASDQVAFAAALKAQDSGDRREAESTLRDLARRNPNSFEVAETLGLLYAESGEFTPAIPFLEKACSLNSSSAIALANLGAAYLKVNREKDAVPVLTRSVALDPGNAQTLSSLGTALLQTGRSQQAAAAFAKAASRNPSDPDLLYNWALALFNSGQTTTANEVLSRVSDKDSSSQAQSLLGDIEERQGHYEQAVAHLQAAAKLDPSEANMYALGIEFLRHWTFDPAIRIFQFGLERYPSSTRLLLGLGVARYSMNDVGLAAPIFSRLLVSDPDNALYAELLGHSCSLMPETSKGCDKLESFAERHPKNAMVATYAAANILHRPSTPENASAARKLLETAIADDPHSPEAYYQMGLLEQYQSRWPESIVPLEKAIALKPAFSKAHYRLALAYSHAGEREKAHQEIALQKQYSQQEKDDLNAKFKEVTTFLVTMH, encoded by the coding sequence GTGCTGCTATCTCTCCACCTCCTGATTCCGTGCGCCTCTCCGGGGCAAGCGACTCAGCGTACGCATACCAGCTCATCAAAGGCGCGGAGTCTAAGCGCCAGCGACCAGGTTGCGTTCGCGGCCGCACTCAAAGCGCAGGATAGCGGAGATCGCCGTGAGGCCGAATCCACTCTCAGAGATCTCGCACGGCGGAATCCGAATAGTTTTGAGGTTGCCGAAACGCTCGGCCTTCTCTACGCCGAATCAGGAGAATTCACACCTGCAATTCCCTTTCTTGAAAAGGCCTGCTCGCTGAACAGTTCTTCTGCAATCGCGCTTGCAAATCTTGGCGCGGCCTACCTCAAGGTCAATCGTGAGAAGGATGCGGTGCCAGTGCTCACTCGCTCCGTTGCGCTTGACCCTGGCAATGCGCAAACTCTGTCTTCGCTGGGTACGGCGCTCTTGCAAACGGGCCGCTCGCAACAAGCCGCAGCCGCATTCGCCAAGGCTGCGTCGCGGAACCCGTCGGATCCGGACCTGCTCTATAACTGGGCTCTGGCACTCTTCAACTCCGGCCAGACGACAACGGCAAATGAAGTCCTGTCTCGCGTATCGGATAAGGATTCCTCATCGCAGGCACAGTCGCTTCTCGGCGATATCGAGGAGAGGCAGGGACATTACGAACAGGCCGTTGCACACCTGCAGGCTGCCGCAAAACTCGATCCCAGCGAGGCAAACATGTATGCCCTGGGAATCGAGTTTCTGCGCCACTGGACCTTTGATCCGGCGATCAGGATTTTTCAGTTTGGACTGGAACGCTATCCCTCAAGCACACGCTTATTGCTGGGTTTGGGAGTAGCTCGCTACTCAATGAACGATGTTGGGCTTGCCGCTCCCATCTTTTCCAGGCTCCTGGTATCCGATCCTGACAACGCACTGTACGCTGAGTTGCTAGGGCATAGTTGCAGCCTGATGCCCGAGACAAGCAAGGGCTGCGACAAGCTGGAGAGCTTCGCCGAACGGCATCCGAAGAATGCGATGGTTGCCACCTATGCCGCTGCGAACATCCTGCATCGGCCCAGCACTCCAGAAAATGCAAGTGCGGCACGCAAACTGCTGGAGACAGCTATCGCAGACGATCCGCACTCGCCGGAAGCCTACTATCAGATGGGCTTGCTGGAACAATATCAATCCCGCTGGCCCGAAAGCATCGTGCCCCTGGAAAAGGCCATTGCGCTGAAACCCGCATTCTCCAAGGCGCACTATCGCCTTGCTCTTGCCTACTCCCACGCGGGAGAACGAGAGAAGGCTCACCAGGAGATCGCTCTCCAGAAGCAATACAGTCAGCAGGAAAAGGATGACTTGAACGCAAAGTTCAAAGAAGTCACCACGTTCCTGGTGACCATGCATTGA
- a CDS encoding TonB-dependent receptor: protein MRTLARFCLLAALLHGTLAYANIFGKLNGIVHDPQHRPIKGAQITLHAEDSAFALSTVTDEEGSFSIAAVPLGKYTITIAQAGFQTIRQAVRVASGTAPYLHFALQLESVQQSVSVTSTQETVNIDSATTTTLVGRADIAQTPGADRTNSLAMITDYVPGAYMTHDMLHMRGGHQISWQIDGVQIPNTNIASNLGAQIDPKDIDYLEVQRGSYNADIGDRTFGVMNVVPRTGFERNRQAELVVSAGNYWQTNDQLNFGSHSEKFAYYASLTGNRSNYGLAPPIDRTYHDAANGYGGFVSLLYNRTPRDQFRLVAQLRQDFFQIPYNPADTNRLRDVQHEKDGLVTLSWLHTFSASTLLQVSPFYHYNQADYEPSSSDFPIATTSDRASNYAGIQASVSSQIKRNTFQAGFYAFGQHDNDKYGSVFYDQSFPSFALRNSVSGGVIEEYLSDNFKVTPWLTLIGGLRQSTFSGDFTESVTSPRVGAALQIPRLNWVFRGFYGRFYQPPPLLTTSGPLIQYANSQNTSFVPIHGEHDEEHQFGVQIPLYGWLLDADHFQTRINKFLDHSNVGASSIYFPVTIDGALVQGWELSLRSPRLWRLGQAHLAYSNQIAKQRGPITGGLICYPVTSPQCDVEPGYTPVDHDQRNTLDVGFHAALPWNGFGSINVNYGSGFLNGDPNEQYPGNYLPQHTSVDLSIGKNFGERATVSVTGINLSNHRVLLDNSFTFGGFHYNDPRQIYAEVRYRFHY, encoded by the coding sequence ATGCGAACACTTGCTCGATTTTGCCTGCTTGCGGCGCTTCTGCACGGCACACTTGCCTACGCGAATATCTTTGGCAAGCTGAATGGAATTGTGCACGACCCGCAACACAGGCCCATCAAGGGCGCCCAGATTACGCTGCACGCGGAGGACTCTGCCTTCGCCCTGAGCACCGTCACCGACGAGGAAGGCTCCTTCTCGATCGCCGCGGTGCCTCTCGGCAAGTACACCATTACAATTGCACAGGCGGGATTCCAAACCATTCGACAAGCTGTTAGGGTCGCCTCCGGAACCGCACCCTATTTGCACTTTGCGCTACAACTCGAAAGCGTGCAGCAGTCCGTCTCCGTCACTTCGACACAGGAGACAGTGAACATTGATTCCGCGACGACCACCACTCTGGTAGGTCGCGCCGACATCGCCCAAACGCCGGGCGCGGATCGAACCAACAGTCTGGCTATGATCACCGACTATGTTCCCGGTGCCTACATGACTCACGACATGCTCCACATGCGTGGCGGCCACCAGATCAGTTGGCAGATTGACGGCGTACAGATTCCCAATACCAATATCGCGAGTAATCTGGGAGCGCAGATTGACCCCAAGGACATTGACTATCTTGAAGTCCAGCGGGGAAGCTATAACGCCGACATCGGCGATCGAACCTTTGGCGTGATGAACGTCGTGCCGAGAACCGGCTTTGAACGGAACCGGCAAGCCGAACTCGTAGTGAGCGCGGGAAACTACTGGCAGACCAACGATCAACTGAACTTCGGCAGCCACTCGGAGAAGTTTGCCTACTACGCAAGCTTAACCGGCAACAGAAGCAACTATGGGTTAGCGCCGCCGATCGATCGCACCTATCACGATGCCGCCAATGGCTACGGCGGCTTTGTATCGTTGCTGTATAACCGCACTCCCCGCGATCAATTCCGGCTAGTAGCACAGCTTCGCCAGGACTTCTTTCAGATTCCTTACAATCCTGCGGACACGAATCGATTACGGGACGTGCAGCATGAAAAAGATGGGCTGGTCACTCTCTCCTGGCTGCATACGTTCAGCGCATCGACGCTGCTTCAGGTGTCCCCTTTCTACCATTACAACCAGGCCGACTACGAGCCGAGTTCCAGCGACTTTCCGATTGCAACAACCTCAGATCGTGCGTCCAACTATGCTGGCATTCAGGCCTCTGTTAGCAGCCAGATCAAGAGGAACACCTTTCAAGCTGGCTTCTATGCATTCGGACAACATGACAACGACAAATATGGCTCCGTGTTTTATGACCAAAGCTTTCCAAGCTTTGCCCTCCGGAACTCAGTGTCTGGTGGAGTGATTGAAGAGTATCTTTCCGACAACTTCAAAGTGACACCGTGGCTGACACTCATCGGCGGTCTTCGCCAATCGACTTTCTCAGGAGATTTTACCGAGAGCGTGACAAGCCCGCGTGTCGGTGCGGCGCTTCAGATCCCCAGGCTTAACTGGGTATTTCGCGGTTTCTATGGCAGGTTCTATCAGCCGCCTCCTTTGCTCACTACCTCCGGCCCACTCATCCAATACGCCAATAGTCAGAACACTTCCTTTGTGCCCATTCATGGCGAGCACGATGAAGAGCATCAGTTCGGCGTGCAGATTCCGCTCTACGGTTGGCTGCTGGACGCTGACCACTTTCAGACGCGGATCAACAAGTTTCTCGACCACTCAAATGTTGGGGCATCGAGCATCTACTTCCCCGTGACGATCGATGGTGCACTCGTCCAGGGATGGGAGCTATCTCTTCGATCCCCCCGGCTATGGCGGCTGGGGCAGGCACATCTTGCCTACTCCAACCAGATTGCCAAGCAGCGTGGCCCGATCACTGGAGGACTGATCTGCTACCCCGTCACGTCGCCGCAATGCGATGTCGAGCCTGGCTATACCCCGGTGGATCACGACCAGCGCAACACCCTGGATGTGGGCTTCCATGCCGCGCTGCCATGGAATGGATTTGGTTCGATCAATGTCAATTATGGATCGGGATTCCTCAACGGAGACCCGAATGAGCAATACCCGGGAAACTATCTACCACAGCACACTTCGGTGGACCTCTCCATCGGCAAGAACTTTGGAGAGCGCGCCACCGTCTCCGTAACCGGAATTAATCTTTCGAATCACCGTGTTCTGCTGGATAACAGCTTTACCTTCGGCGGATTTCACTACAACGATCCGCGGCAGATCTATGCAGAGGTTCGGTACCGCTTCCACTATTGA
- a CDS encoding vitamin K epoxide reductase family protein — MRYGIAILAIAGIIVSFLAFRVHYSNETQPCSINEHWDCGVVNHSSYAEIAKVPVAGIGMVGYAALALFSLLGRRRWTFLLSLPGLGFALYLTYIERNILQVWCLYCVISQGIIAAITLLSLLDWLRHRRAAD; from the coding sequence TTGCGCTACGGAATTGCAATCCTGGCCATTGCGGGAATCATCGTTTCGTTTCTCGCATTCCGCGTTCACTATTCCAATGAGACGCAACCCTGCAGCATCAATGAGCATTGGGATTGTGGCGTGGTGAATCACAGTTCCTATGCTGAGATAGCAAAGGTCCCCGTCGCCGGAATCGGCATGGTCGGCTATGCAGCGCTGGCCCTGTTTTCGCTTCTCGGGCGCAGGCGCTGGACCTTCCTGCTATCCTTGCCGGGACTCGGCTTCGCGTTGTACCTGACATACATTGAACGAAATATCCTGCAGGTGTGGTGCCTCTATTGCGTGATTTCGCAAGGCATCATCGCTGCCATCACACTGCTCTCACTCCTTGACTGGCTCAGGCATCGGCGAGCGGCAGACTAG
- a CDS encoding TonB-dependent receptor, which translates to MMKRIHLSLLLAFALLLCISPTRWVLAQDARGSISGSVSDISQAVLPGALVELQPIGKRVVSDAQGQFKISDLASGEYTISVSYVGFAPFTTTAKIAAGQTTYVNATLLIAEKADQVIVSGERLHGEAEAINIQRTAEDIVQVLPAKVITSLPNTNVADAVGRLPSVTLERDEGEGKYVQIRGTEPRLSNTTIDGVNVPSPEGSVRNVKLDVLPSGLVDRIEVNKTLSANQDGDAIGGSVNLVTKTAGERPTYTFGIQGGYTPIQDGRWVDGFDGTAGRRFGATKRLGALLGFTYDHNDRGIDDLEPLPVVGQDPVSGKNLAYFATEDMRTYKYYRTRYGFAGGLDYVIHPGTSAYARGLFSDFHDYGDTWVYTPNAGALVSQNGSSTQFDNTGNMQYRHYIRRPDQQIFSILSGVTHEIRSSILTLEFAGSRSHNIGGQDFATSNFNGPSNVQFTLNASDPYRPKFNAVDGTNTLDPTAYSMVGFSAPKSHSTQLNFQGSADLAQHYSLNSHYGTLAVGLKIRNAQKTQSESDLVYSNPDGKSSILLSQGLSAQSAPNYYDNSYKYGALTDYRKLIRLFQANSSELPLDVTASRLHSDPATYDANERVYAGYVMNSISWSKFRLQAGLRIEATDATYTANQVILNNGEYQSTLPVKGSSGYINLLPSVQLQYQIDPNTNLRASYGRGISRPNFSDIVPSQQIDPNTTPPSIVAGNPGLRATGANNFDLLVEHFTQPLGVLQGGFFYKQLNDPIYPTTTATTVGGKPGQLKQSVNGPDAYILGLELAWEQRLSRLPGLLGGFGVSANYSYTTSEVTFPSSFNRTDHAALQRQAPNTYNVGVTYDKARFSMRFGLSHNDENIYSYAYGGGDAATNKDPILGLKGPGGDQYLYAHTQYDLQGSYRLYKGLQFVASGLNLSNEVFGFYQGSGIYPIQREYYHPTASFGLRWTSTAE; encoded by the coding sequence ATGATGAAGCGAATACACCTTTCCCTCCTTCTTGCATTTGCGTTGTTGCTATGTATAAGTCCCACGCGGTGGGTGCTTGCACAGGACGCCCGAGGTTCTATCTCCGGAAGCGTTTCAGACATTAGCCAGGCCGTATTGCCGGGGGCTCTGGTTGAACTTCAGCCAATCGGCAAGCGCGTTGTCTCCGATGCCCAGGGGCAGTTCAAGATTTCAGACCTGGCGAGCGGGGAATACACCATCTCCGTATCGTATGTAGGATTCGCGCCGTTCACGACGACTGCAAAGATTGCCGCGGGACAGACGACCTATGTCAACGCCACGCTGCTGATTGCTGAGAAGGCAGATCAGGTGATTGTCTCAGGAGAGCGCCTGCATGGTGAGGCGGAGGCGATCAACATTCAGCGTACGGCGGAAGATATCGTGCAGGTGCTCCCGGCGAAGGTCATCACGAGCCTGCCGAACACCAACGTTGCGGATGCCGTGGGGCGCCTCCCCAGCGTGACGCTCGAGCGCGATGAGGGTGAGGGCAAGTATGTGCAGATTCGCGGTACGGAGCCCCGCCTGAGCAATACGACAATTGACGGGGTTAATGTGCCTTCCCCCGAGGGCAGCGTGCGCAACGTCAAACTGGACGTTCTACCTTCCGGCCTGGTGGATCGAATTGAAGTCAATAAGACCTTGTCTGCCAACCAGGATGGCGACGCCATCGGCGGATCCGTCAATCTTGTGACCAAAACCGCGGGCGAAAGACCGACCTACACCTTCGGTATCCAGGGTGGATACACGCCGATTCAGGATGGCCGCTGGGTTGATGGATTCGATGGGACTGCCGGCAGGCGCTTTGGCGCAACGAAGCGTCTGGGAGCACTGCTGGGATTTACCTACGATCATAACGATCGCGGCATTGACGATCTTGAACCATTGCCAGTGGTGGGACAGGATCCAGTAAGTGGAAAGAACCTCGCCTACTTTGCCACCGAGGACATGCGTACCTATAAGTACTACCGGACTCGCTATGGCTTTGCCGGTGGCCTTGACTACGTGATTCACCCGGGAACAAGCGCGTACGCGCGGGGATTGTTCTCTGATTTTCACGACTATGGCGATACCTGGGTCTATACGCCGAATGCCGGGGCGCTGGTCTCCCAAAACGGCTCCAGCACGCAATTTGATAACACCGGGAACATGCAGTATCGGCATTACATTCGCCGGCCAGATCAACAGATCTTCAGCATTCTCTCCGGTGTAACGCACGAGATCCGGTCCTCTATCCTCACGCTTGAGTTTGCGGGTTCCCGCTCCCATAACATTGGTGGCCAGGACTTTGCGACTTCCAACTTCAATGGACCCAGCAACGTTCAGTTCACGCTGAATGCCAGCGATCCATATCGTCCAAAGTTCAATGCCGTTGATGGCACCAATACGCTCGATCCTACGGCCTATTCAATGGTGGGCTTCAGCGCGCCCAAGTCGCACAGCACCCAACTGAACTTTCAGGGATCCGCGGACCTTGCGCAGCACTACAGCCTGAACTCGCACTATGGCACGCTGGCCGTGGGACTGAAGATCCGGAATGCGCAGAAAACGCAGAGCGAGTCAGATCTTGTCTACTCCAACCCGGATGGAAAATCCTCTATCCTGCTGAGCCAGGGACTGTCAGCGCAGTCGGCTCCAAACTACTATGACAACTCGTATAAATACGGAGCGCTTACCGACTATCGGAAACTGATCCGGCTCTTCCAGGCGAACTCTTCAGAGTTGCCCCTCGACGTCACAGCCAGCCGACTTCACTCTGACCCGGCAACCTACGATGCCAATGAGCGGGTGTATGCGGGCTATGTTATGAATAGCATTTCCTGGAGCAAGTTCCGGCTGCAGGCGGGGTTACGCATCGAAGCTACAGATGCCACCTATACTGCGAACCAGGTAATCCTGAATAACGGGGAATACCAGAGCACGCTTCCGGTCAAGGGAAGTTCGGGTTATATCAACCTGCTGCCAAGCGTGCAGTTGCAATACCAGATCGACCCCAACACCAATCTGCGCGCAAGCTACGGGCGTGGTATCTCACGGCCTAACTTCTCGGATATTGTTCCCTCGCAGCAAATCGATCCGAACACGACGCCCCCCAGCATCGTTGCTGGAAATCCTGGCCTTAGAGCGACGGGAGCGAATAACTTCGACCTGCTGGTAGAACACTTTACTCAGCCGCTCGGCGTGCTTCAGGGTGGATTCTTCTACAAGCAGCTCAACGATCCCATCTATCCCACAACTACGGCGACCACAGTTGGAGGAAAGCCGGGACAACTGAAGCAATCCGTGAATGGTCCCGACGCCTATATCCTTGGCCTTGAACTAGCCTGGGAGCAGAGGCTGTCTCGTTTGCCGGGCCTGCTGGGTGGCTTTGGCGTGTCGGCAAACTACAGCTACACGACGTCAGAGGTTACTTTCCCAAGCTCGTTCAATCGAACCGATCACGCGGCGCTGCAGCGCCAGGCTCCCAATACCTATAACGTCGGCGTGACTTATGACAAAGCGAGATTCTCCATGCGCTTTGGCCTAAGCCATAATGACGAGAATATCTACTCCTATGCTTATGGCGGAGGCGACGCAGCCACGAACAAAGATCCTATTCTTGGGTTGAAGGGACCTGGAGGAGACCAATACCTCTACGCCCACACCCAATACGATCTTCAGGGTAGCTATCGACTCTACAAGGGGCTCCAATTCGTAGCCTCAGGCCTGAATCTCAGTAATGAGGTCTTTGGGTTCTATCAAGGGAGCGGTATTTATCCAATCCAGCGGGAGTACTACCATCCCACAGCCAGCTTCGGTCTCCGCTGGACCTCTACCGCAGAGTAG